In a single window of the Mobula hypostoma chromosome 29, sMobHyp1.1, whole genome shotgun sequence genome:
- the LOC134339347 gene encoding keratin, type I cytoskeletal 50 kDa-like gives MASRSSRDFAYSNRSRSLYGVLRSPAVTSFSAQSYGSRPQASISSLGYGRGASVLLGPRAGVGIGSALGSSSFSIMSGGCVTSNEKDVMQNLNDRLSKYLDKVQMLESCNEDLEKQISELSSTNTVQGFDWSVYNSTIKPLQQQIASAIMDNARIALETDNAKLAAEDFRNKWQAEQMLRQSVEGDIGGLHHLKETYLQLRDSLSYDIAGLEDEIAFLKKNHAEELKLLQQQRTQEVHVEVDSAPAVDLNVALAELREKYTTLADNNQAELDKWYREQLSVKEVQVTQNDRALTSIKTEQSQLRSNLQALEAEYSGLLGNVTALENTLADTEDSYVNQLQSLQFRIRQLEGELASIRNDLLKQNSEYNRLLDIKMKLEAEINQYKILLDGGQQSFNTAGISSNISYSITPRVHLPLCAKPESPQKA, from the exons ATGGCCTCACGAAGCTCTCGAGATTTCGCCTACAGCAACAGGAGCAGAAGTTTGTACGGTGTTCTGCGAAGCCCGGCCGTCACGAGTTTCTCGGCGCAGAGCTACGGCTCCAGGCCACAAGCCAGCATCTCCTCGCTGGGGTATGGGCGAGGGGCTTCAGTCCTGCTGGGCCCCAGAGCCGGAGTTGGAATTGGCTCAGCTCTCGGCTCCAGCTCCTTCTCCATCATGTCCGGCGGCTGTGTCACCAGCAACGAGAAGGATGTCATGCAGAACCTGAACGACCGGCTCAGCAAGTATCTGGATAAGGTCCAGATGCTGGAGTCGTGCAACGAGGACCTCGAGAAACAGATCAGTGAGTTGTCTTCAACTAATACCGTCCAAGGATTCGACTGGTCCGTTTACAACAGCACAATCAAGCCTCTACAGCAACAG ATCGCCAGTGCCATTATGGACAACGCTCGCATTGCCCTGGAGACTGACAATGCCAAGCTGGCTGCTGAAGACTTCAGGAACAA GTGGCAGGCAGAACAGATGCTGAGGCAGTCTGTGGAGGGTGATATCGGTGGCCTGCACCATCTGAAGGAGACCTACCTGCAGCTACGGGACAGCCTGAGCTATGACATCGCTGGGCTGGAGGACGAGATTGCTTTCCTGAAGAAGAATCACGCTGAG GAGCTGAAACTGCTGCAGCAACAGAGGACCCAAGAGGTTCATGTTGAGGTGGACTCTGCTCCGGCCGTTGACCTGAATGTAGCCCTGGCAGAGCTCCGGGAGAAGTACACCACCCTCGCTGACAATAACCAGGCAGAGCTGGATAAGTGGTACCGTGAGCAG CTCTCGGTTAAAGAAGTACAGGTGACTCAGAATGACCGGGCTCTCACCAGTATTAAAACTGAGCAGTCTCAACTGCGAAGTAATTTGCAAGCTCTCGAAGCTGAATACAGTGGCTTACTCGGAAAC GTGACTGCACTGGAGAACACGCTGGCTGACACTGAGGACTCATATGTCAATCAGCTTCAGAGTTTACAGTTCAGAATTCGGCAGCTAGAGGGTGAGCTGGCAAGTATCCGAAATGATCTGCTGAAGCAGAACAGTGAATATAACAGGCTCCTTGACATCAAGATGAAGCTGGAGGCCGAGATCAACCAGTATAAAATCCTGCTGGACGGCGGTCAACAAAG